In the genome of Raphanus sativus cultivar WK10039 chromosome 4, ASM80110v3, whole genome shotgun sequence, one region contains:
- the LOC108855217 gene encoding glucose-1-phosphate adenylyltransferase large subunit 3, chloroplastic, giving the protein MDSCCYLGLGTNTVLSKNGYNIVENKFWGEKINKGSFSKRFASDSSSKEFRYRTSSRPGVAYAVATSKSAKEALRIKPSLLERKKADPKNVAAIILGGGNGAKLFPLTKRAATPAVPVGGCYRMIDIPMSNCINSCINKIFVLTQFNSASLNRHLARTYFGNGINFGDGFVEVLAATQTPGEAGKKWFQGTADAVRKFLWVFEDAKNRNIENIIILSGDHLYRMNYMDFVQYHVDSNADITLSCAPVGESRASDYGLVNIDRSGRVVHFSEKPTGIDLKSMQSDTTMVGLSQQEAVKSPYIASMGVYCFKTEALLKLLTRHYPSSNDFGSEIIPAAIRDHNVQGYIYRDYWEDIGTIKSFYEANLALVEEHPKFEFYDQDTPFYTSPRFLPPTKTEKCRIVDSIISHGCFLGECSIQRSIIGERSRLDYGVELQDTLMLGADSYQTESEIASLLAEGNVPIGIGRDTKIRKCIIDKNAKIGTNVMILNKEDVQEADRPEEGFYIRSGITVVVEKATIKDGTVI; this is encoded by the exons ATGGATTCTTGTTGCTACTTGGGTTTGGGGACAAACACTGTCTTGTCCAAAAACGGTTACAATATTGTAGAGAACAAGTTTTGGGGTGAGAAGATCAACAAAGGAAGCTTCTCTAAACGTTTTGCTTCAGATTCAAGTTCCAAGGAGTTCAGATACAGAACGTCGTCGAGGCCAGGTGTTGCTTATGCGGTTGCTACGTCAAAGAGTGCTAAAGAGGCTTTG aGAATAAAGCCCTCGCTGTTGGAGAGAAAAAAAGCAGATCCCAAAAATGTAGCAGCAATCATTCTGGGAGGAGGCAATGGAGCTAAACTCTTCCCTCTCACCAAGCGAGCTGCTACACCAGCT GTTCCAGTGGGTGGATGCTATAGGATGATAGACATCCCGATGAGTAATTGCATAAACAGTTGCATCAACAAGATCTTCGTGCTGACTCAGTTTAACTCGGCTTCCCTCAACCGCCATTTGGCTCGTACTTATTTCGGGAATGGCATCAACTTTGGAGATGGTTTCGTTGag GTTCTAGCTGCTACACAAACTCCTGGTGAAGCGGGGAAGAAGTGGTTTCAAGGAACAGCAGATGCTGTCAGAAAGTTTCTGTGGGTTTTTGAG gatgcTAAGAACAGGAACATTGAGAATATTATTATCTTGTCCGGAGATCATCTCTACAGAATGAATTATATGGACTTCGTTCAG TACCATGTTGATAGCAACGCGGATATTACTCTTTCATGCGCGCCAGTGGGTGAGAG TCGTGCATCGGATTATGGACTAGTGAACATTGATCGAAGCGGACGTGTAGTCCATTTCTCTGAGAAACCAACTGGCATCGATCTGAAATCAATG CAAAGTGATACGACAATGGTTGGACTGTCTCAACAAGAAGCAGTGAAATCTCCATACATTGCATCAATGGGAGTCTACTGTTTCAAAACCGAAGCTTTGCTGAAGCTTCTGACACGGCACTATCCCAGTTCCAATGACTTTGGTTCTGAGATCATTCCTGCTGCTATCAGAGATCACAATGTTCAA GGGTATATCTACAGAGACTATTGGGAAGATATTGGAACAATAAAGAGCTTCTATGAAGCTAATCTTGCTCTTGTCGAGGag CATCCCAAGTTTGAGTTTTATGATCAGGATACACCTTTCTACACTTCTCCTCGGTTTCTACCtcccaccaaaaccgagaaatgCCGC ATAGTGGATTCGATAATATCACACGGATGTTTCTTGGGAGAATGCAGCATCCAACGCTCCATCATTGGTGAAAGATCACGCCTTGACTATGGTGTTGAGCTTCAG GATACTTTAATGTTGGGAGCGGATAGTTACCAGACGGAATCTGAGATAGCGTCTCTGCTGGCGGAAGGCAATGTTCCAATTGGGATTGGCAGAGATACAAAGATCAG GAAATGCATCATTGACAAGAATGCAAAGATCGGGACGAACGTGATGATCTTGAACAAAGAG GATGTGCAAGAAGCTGATAGGCCAGAGGAGGGATTCTACATTCGATCTGGTATCACTGTGGTTGTGGAAAAGGCAACCATTAAAGACGGAACTGTCATATGA